From one Mytilus edulis chromosome 1, xbMytEdul2.2, whole genome shotgun sequence genomic stretch:
- the LOC139525866 gene encoding uncharacterized protein, which translates to MASSKPIPCGPCQEGQVKTKADIWCYNCDEGLCSTCSGHHKRFKGTRDHKTVDMKIYKPSIQAIKTECDKHGQQLILYCPRHAMPCCDECMSEIHSKCSGIKSFASVVEKTIIEKSKESVEREINSILHILDIILNNKLTNIKIGEQQCEGIKESIDKIRIRMNKYLDCMEEKFSKEIDNLLDTEKSAAKDFISEVKGKKKTLKEIKEHLHTVTTNSSKIYSVLGVHQIEQHIYQCQQYVDDLENDDRAKEFYITMTQNDEIKNIVDQLGSLKSIEVTVVKTESGLNKVPKVRMKAEVELQKQFDINNMTMNIQASIEVNIGYIKDMVCLMDGKVITVVDEDDKVDLFNSDGKLEKQLPLSGDAWNVTQINQNNIAITYLRETAIKIFNMENETVTTVITLDEVCKGLSFSNNSLAVGLNVNDDREIRIIDLGGYILQSIQVQSKSFLDDIVYCNDRVIFTDYTGKAVNCFDISGKQLWQCTKDLTSPWGLCTDIYGNICVADTNSDSVIVISKDGKNSKVLISKEDGLEDGLEEPKCICFKRNDSFGFM; encoded by the coding sequence ATGGCAAGCAGTAAACCGATACCCTGTGGACCTTGTCAAGAAGGACAAGTAAAGACGAAAGCTGACATCTGGTGTTACAACTGTGATGAAGGATTATGCTCAACATGTTCAGGTCACCACAAAAGATTCAAAGGAACCCGTGATCACAAAACTGttgatatgaaaatttataaacCATCTATCCAAGCTATCAAAACAGAATGTGACAAACATGGTCAACAGCTCATCTTGTACTGTCCAAGACATGCAATGCCTTGTTGTGATGAATGCATGTCCGAGATTCATTCAAAATGTAGTGGAATAAAAAGTTTCGCAAGTGTGGTGGAGAAAACAATAATTGAAAAATCCAAAGAATCTGTAGAGCGAGAAATCAACTCCATCCTACATATCTtagatataatattaaataacaaattaacaaacatCAAAATTGGAGAACAACAATGTGAAGGCATAAAGGAATCAATAGATAAAATACGGATTCGAATGAATAAATATTTAGACTGCATGGAGGAGAAATTCAGCAAAGAAATTGACAATCTCTTGGATACGGAAAAGTCAGCAGCTAAAGATTTTATTTCTGAAGTTAAAGGGAAGAAGAAaacattaaaagaaataaaagaacatTTGCATACAGTCACAACAAACAGTTCAAAAATATACTCAGTTCTGGGTGTACATCAGATAGAACAACACATATATCAATGTCAACAATATGTTGATGATCTAGAAAACGACGACAGGGCTAAAGAATTTTATATCACAATGACCCAAAATGATGAGATAAAAAATATAGTAGATCAGTTAGGATCATTAAAATCAATAGAAGTAACAGTTGTTAAAACAGAATCAGGTCTGAACAAAGTACCAAAAGTGAGGATGAAAGCAGAAGTAGAATTACAAAAACAATTCGACATAAACAACATGACAATGAATATTCAAGCATCGATAGAAGTCAACATTGGGTATATAAAGGACATGGTTTGTCTGATGGATGGAAAAGTAATAACAGTAGTGGACGAGGATGATAAAgttgatctttttaattctgATGGCAAACTTGAGAAACAATTACCTCTATCTGGTGATGCATGGAATGTTACACAGATTAACCAGAACAATATTGCCATAACTTACCTTAGAGAGACAGCCATTAAGATCTTCAATATGGAGAATGAAACAGTTACTACGGTTATCACATTAGATGAAGTATGCAAAGGTTTATCCTTCTCTAATAACTCTCTGGCTGTTGGTTTGAACGTGAATGATGATCGCGAAATCCGTATTATAGACTTGGGGGGATATATACTGCAGTCAATACAAGTTCAGAGTAAATCATTCCTGGATGACATTGTCTACTGTAATGACAGAGTAATCTTTACTGACTATACTGGTAAAGCAGTAAACTGTTTTGATATATCAGGTAAACAGCTGTGGCAATGTACAAAGGATTTAACATCACCATGGGGACTTTGTACAGATATCTATGGTAATATTTGTGTAGCAGACACCAACTCGGATAGTGTAATAGTGATATCAAAAGATGGAAAGAATAGTAAAGTTCTGATTAGCAAAGAGGATGGACTGGAGGATGGACTGGAGGAGCCAAAGTGTATTTGTTTCAAACGAAATGACTCTTTTGGTTTTATGTGA